The Pleurodeles waltl isolate 20211129_DDA chromosome 7, aPleWal1.hap1.20221129, whole genome shotgun sequence genome contains the following window.
ATTTAGCTCGACCCTCAACACAATGACCACCTTAGACTAGAGAGTATTTAAATGTGTGAATTTACATATTTTATAATGGCAATAAGTAGAGTGTTTTGAAAGTTAGGTTAATGCTTACATTGTCAACGtaacataaaaataattttaaatcaaaATCTACAATTTAAAAAGCATTTCCACTATGCCCAGATAAGAAGATTAGTAAATCCAACCATAATCACAACAATACATGCATTTTCATATTTTTATGATTTCATTCCTTTTATCATGCACACATAACTCAGATGAATAAAAAATGGACTATTAAATCAAAAGTCAGACTGAACACATGACTTGACACTGCTCTCAAAACATGTTACACCAGCTGGCTGTCTGATGCTCAAACTATTTCAGCTGACCTTCGAGGGGCTAGACAGGCTGCTCTTAGAACCCTCTTGTACAGTGATCATGCATGGGTATTGAGAGTGTGGCTAACAGGACAATCCCAGATTGTTTTGAACCTTAATAGTCACGCAAAGATGAGGGCACTTACAGAACATTCCGCACAACTTCCCCCTGATGGATATGAACAGCCATGCTCTGCAGTGCATGGCAGTGTATCTTCAAATCTTGACACCCCTTGCATTGCTCGGCTGGGCCTCAGGGTCCCCGAAAAGCTGAAGGTACCTTTAGAGAACCCCCTTATAAATGATCTCCCAATCGTTATTAGTGAATGTGTGGACCATCTCATCTTGACATCCCTTAtggccaaatttattttaaaaagggaAGGGTGTTCCCCAAAATCCCTATCCACCGGATCCCCAGAAACCTCATCCCCCAAGCCCAGATTCTTAACTGCTCCTTGAAGGAGGACCTGTAATGCACTGAGACAGCTGTTCATACTTTTTCTGCAGCTTAGTGCTCTCTctagaaggagcaggggcaccagcaagcaTTTTTTGTTTAATGTTGGAGGGCTACAGGGAGCACTGCAGAcctccaaaaacatttttaaaaaattaagtCTCCTCTGTCAATAAATCCATGACCTCAGAAGATCttacaatatttttaaaacactCCTAGCTGGTGCTTTATGGTCTTCAGCTGGAGAGAAGACCCCCTTGTGGTAGGCTCTGTGGCTGCACATTGTAGCCCAAAAGCAGTTAGCTTCTTGACTTCCTTTGCAACAGTTTTAAATGAACATGCTGTAAAAAAAATATTCTATTCTATTGTACATcaaccatttaaaaaaatcccaCAACCCATAGTGTCTAAAGTTTGCATCGTGAATGTCCAATCTACTCTATACCATGCTATTTTGGCTTCCAACGAGAGCAGAAAAACATTCTGGCCCTTTCTCTGTATATACTAAAAGATTCAAAGGGATGCCTGTGTGTGCCTGTCCTGTCTGGTCCATGTTCAGTGGCAGGAACCCTGGTCCTCACTCTCAAACCTGGCCGCCACTCCACACGCTGCTGTCTTGCCACATCAGACAACACAAAGGAGCATTCTCCAAGCTTCCTGCAACTTTTCATGCACCTACCCACATCCAACACTAATTGCATCAATAGCACTCTCTCACAGTCACACAGTCCTCGAACCACTCACATGACACttcacacttgcatgcatgctcctGGTCATTCACCCAAcacaccacagagatctgggacctgctgcatGGCAATGACCCTCACCCACTTTTCCTCATAGAAAACTGGCAGAACACTGCATACACATctgacatcaccacagccacctcCATCCCTGCTACAAGATTGACTGTCAAGACATACTTCACAAGCCTAGAGGCTGAATTGCCATCATCCTCAAGAACACAATGAGCTGAACCAAATTCTAGGACACACCATCCTCCATCATAGAATAAGTGTCATTCCAGCTCCACATTGCAGCCAACTTCACCCTAAGATGCAGTgtttctacagaccaccaggactatGCACCAACTTCATTGACATCATCATGGAGTTCCTTGCACCATTTGCCCTCAGTGCTAGCAAAAACATCCTACTTGGAGACCTGACTTTCCAACTGGAAGACCACGCCAAGCCCAACTCAAGAGCACTGATTGAAGAACTTGGAAGTCTGGGCTTCACCCAACAAGTAAATGGATCTACCTACATCACTGGACAActcctggaccctattttcaccaaCATCGACAAGAGTCAAAGAACCCCTGGACAGATCATCCTCTCATCAAGTTCAGCATCCCGGTCCAatgcacatgcaccaccaccagatcaGCCCACTGAAACTGGAACATCATCACTGACAAGGATTGGAAAACCATTCTCAACACCCACCGAAACAAACACAGAAGcagcctccccaaagccatcaagaatttcaacaattgtATCACCTTCTTGCGCTGACTGCCTGGTGcccctcaaacacagcaatacagcaAGATTCAGACCCCAGGCCAGCTGGTACATGGAGGAACTCAAACTAATAAAATGCCACTGTAAACAATTGAAGTACATGGAGAATGAACCAGGTCATTGCATACAGTAGCATGTTCAAATACACCCTAAATTTTTGCCATTAAATGATCCAGACCATGAAACATGGTGACCTGGTGGACTGCATTGATACCGACAAGAACAGAAGCAAATAAATCTTCACCATTGGTGAAAGAATTCCGTTCACCATCAGCTAACTCTAACTCAATCACCCCCTCACatgacctctgcaacaatctttctcaattcttcagcaacaaagttATCACCATTTACAGCAAATGCAGCCCACAACAGGGTCCAACAGACCTTTTCAAACACCTACTgctcttatccaaagaaccaatgctaaccacatggccaGTTATCATCCCATAAGAAACTGCTTCCCCCATGAAGTCCATTGACTCAGGGgatccgtcagacccctgcccccaccacattaactccagaggactgcaataCATCGGTGTAATtttcacacccattctgaatgtctccatctctttcttcacctcccAAATGCTTGGAGACatgcaactgtcctcccattgcttAACAACCCCTCTGCGGACTCAATGCTCACCGAGCCTATGCAATAACCTTAAATAATGTCATGATGCCGCTACTGGGTACTGCACATTTAGAAAGCATACACACTTTCTTTGATCTACTTGTTGCTCTGCAGAGGTCTGTATACCCTCCCTAAATACCCCTAATAATAATAGTAACATAGGAAACAACAAGCTCTCAATGTGCTATCTGCCCCACTATATGCTCCCATGAAGTAGGTCATCTCGCaactcatcactgtcctcagtgaGCAGTGCCCCTCATTCTCCTCCCCGCTGCAGAACCCCATCTCTCCCTCGCAGCCAAACCTCAAAGATACAGTGACCGCATGTCAGGCCCTGCTCTAATGGATGACATAGGTGGACTACTAGTGAGTCTGGGCCCTTTGCTTTCCCCCGCTTCATGGGTGACATAGGTCAACTACTAATCTGTGTGGGCCCCATTTGATTCCTCCTCTTCATATAACTCATCTTATTTTGCATTTTCCCTTACTGAACGTGACTGGCCCTGCTTTCTTTCCCTTTCACACGATTGGCCATAGTTTCTTAAAGTAAAATCTTGAAGCTGGGCAGTGCTCATGCCTAGTAGAGTGTTTTCTTCATCCATAGACCTAGCAAAGTGATTCTGTACATCCCATATGAAGATGAGCTGAAACCTATGCCCCCATTGGTGAGGTGTTTTGTGGGCCTGAAGGAAGTCTGTGACCTTTTACATTTCTCAATGCTTCCTCCAGGAACTCGttgttatatttttatataaaaaaaagagtTTGTATCTATCATATGTTACTGAGTCCACTTCTGGAGGTGCATTTTTCTGTGGCCTTACTTCTGCTAATCTGTACATGTGATTTAGGCAGAAGGGGGATCATTGGGGTGATTTCTGATATGGTTCAGTGGGTTCTATATGAAGGCTTGTATATTCTACCTCCTGGACACTTTCTGTAGGTCTCAAATGCTAATATTTTTGCACCTGGACCTGTTGTCAAGAGCCTCCTACTTGAAGCTCTTCATAAGGCTCTTTTTAGGGTTAGAAAGACATTTCTTATGTAATGCATCTCCTCCGCTATGTCATTTACAACCTGCTCCATGTCAGCAACCCAAACAACCTGATTAGCCAATGTGGTCACATCTTTTTGTAACTACCTTACGTACTTATTCATGTATTCCCCTCCCTCCATTTTGTCACTTTTCTCTCCTGTCCCACCTTTCAAAGTTAGCATGTCTCTGATGGATGCACCCCTGATACTCCTTTGGAAGTCATGCTTTAGCCCCAGAGGAGAAGAGATTTCTGAGGCCGTTAATTATGTAGCCCTGTCCTCAACACACTTGAGGATTCAACTATATGAGTCAAGCCTGCGCTAAGGCAATGTCACTTCACTTTTCTCTAACCACTGAGTACATGATATATTAGTTTCTCTTCCCCTCATTAACATAACTTTGCAGGAAGACATGCCTCAAGTCTTCCATTGATATTGTTACAGCATTATGGGAGAGCTTTACCCTTAACCAGCAACAGGATTTTACTGGGAGTCATCTCATCACTGAACACCAAAGGAGCCCTGACGCCATCAGGCACAGTACAACTTACTTTAGTCCCAGATTGTCTGCTATCTAAGGTCAGAGACCAACTTCCTTTAAATCTTAGTGCCCCCCACTATGCACTGTGGTACATTAATCTCCCAAGGAGTGAGGGAGGGAGCAGCCCAGGTCTCCTTTAGCGGGAGTCTGAAGGTTTCCTCTCTCCATCCACAGACCTCACCAAGAGCTGTAACCTCTCATGTCTGCCTATAAGCGCTCCTGGCCTATAAGCAGTCTGTCGTGAGTGTCCGCAAAGAGACAGGCTCTGCTAAGGCCACTCACAAACTCCCATTCACAGAGGAACAACACACCCACTTTGCCATTGCTGCACCAGCATTTGTGACCACAAAGTACCAAGCTCTGTCACAAGAATATGGCGGCCGCTCCCAGCTATCTCTGTGACTGAAGGCCTGGTTTAGAATTTGTcagagggattactctgtcacaaacgtggcagCTATCCCCTCCACCATATTTCAATTTTCGTAAGGTATTATGGGAtgataatatggcggacgggatatccgtcacatttgggatggagtaagcCCCTCCATCAGACTCTAAGTCAGGCGCTGAGTGTTTTGTAGTGCCCAGAGGACAGAGGCGGTGCAGGCTCCAGTTCAGGGCAAAGCGCTGTCCCTTTTCTAACGCCTAAGGTGTCAGTGAGGTGACCATGTTCTCTGCATGTATGGCGTTCAGAGAGGAGTTTCTCTTCCTTCCCCTTGTGGGCTGCACTCCCCCAATAAAGTAACTTTTTACACATGTGGAGAAAGCCATGAAGACCTTCCATATATATTTTTAGAGGTTTGAAAAAGGGAAGACAGCACTTTCCCGAAGATTATagcttttaaaaaagaaatacacttTGAAAAGGGCGGTGGTTGGGCACCCGAGCAAAGTGAATTTGTCTTACTTAAGGAACTGGAGGCTTGCCTCTGATGGAAGGCTCTTGCAGACGGTATCCACTCTCCTGTAACTGCATTCCCGACAAACTCAGGTCACCTCTTGAATATTTTTCACCTTCATAAACTTTGTGAGGTTTAACCACAGGTGCTTGGGTGTCAGAAAAAGCAGATGTATGTATCGGGCACCACTATGGAGACACTTTGtgctatttttttctgtttttgtttgactACTCATTTTCTGAGCAATATCTCTtgctacattttttctttttctttggggATGTTTTTGGAAAGGTGTTGCTCCCTGtttatttttaaagttacattttcaCGGTGGTTCACAGCTGACTTTTGTAACATTGGATTTTGCTCATGAAACATTACTTTCTAGATTAACATATTTTGCATGGAATGCACTAAGGTGCAATTGCTCTTTGTCGTGAAACTTGTGTATCCAGAACGGTTTTCTTCATTTGTACTATTTGTTTACTAAAATGTTACCTTTTTACTTAAATTTCATTTGGACAGTGAAGTTCTCTATGTCTTACTGAACTGTATGATGTTCTTGTTATGGTAAGTTTGTTATGCACAGTATCTAGATGCAGTGTCTCGTataattctctgaattttattgcCCAGGTTTGTAATAAATGAGGTTTGTATTAACTGTTGTCACTGGACAGCTGGACATCCCTAGGCAGAGCTGTTTCTGAGTCTTTTTTCAACCACATCCACCAGAGTCTAAGTTCAGAGTAATCAGGTATGTGAAGTTTAGCAATACTATTTGCATTAATTCATTACAAAATAAATAACGCATTAGCATCTTACATATTTATGCTAAGTCCAGTGTTTAGGTGAATTAACCCCCTAATGCCATGTTGGGAACATTAAAAAAAGGTTGTCTCCAGTAATGGCACAGACAAGATAATAGCATGAAGTTGTGTGTGCTACAAAGCAAAGCACCACATTTCATGATATCTGAAAAGACATTTGTGGCAATTTAATGCTGGAGGTGAATATTTTTAGAGTCATATAAGGTCATATTTAAAGTTATGTTAAATTGCTGATATTTTAGAAAATAATTCAGCCTTTTGTGACAGTTGTCTGCATTCGTCTTTGTTGTCTCTCAGGTATAGGGAAATGAACTGACCtaaaaacacatcacacaaaaaaCATGAACATAATACTTTGTGCCATAATTTATTTTGTCTCCACAAATAATACTTGGTTGTGCAAGTGTCAGAGTGGGATGGTCATCACTTATAGGACATATTCTTAGTTTGAAGCAACAGTGTTCTGAATCCAGCTGACGTAGTTGCAGACCTTGGTGTAAACTCCTGGGTAGTTCCTCTGAGCACAACCAATGCCCCAAGAGACCACACCCTGGAGCTGACCATTGCAGACCACTGGGCCACCAGAATCACCCTGAAAGGAAGAAGACAATGTTCAATCAGCGTTGGACTGGGCCTTATGGAACCAATTAGCCATACACAATAAACTGCATCCTCACCGCACATTTCCAATAGCATCAAATAATGGAATCACGGCTGACATCATCCCACAAGTGTAAATAACAGCAGCAAGGGTAGCATTCTGCTTGTATTTGTTTTCTTCATTAGGATGTGAGGGAATCTGGTTGTGACATATGTAATCCCCTCATTGATCACCAGGTTAGATTAATTCAACATGAAAGTGTTTGGGTGTCTGTTACCTTCCTTCCTCTCTGTGTCAACCAAGATGAACTTTCATTTTTCCAGTAGTGAAGGGTAAGGTTTTTCTCAAGTTCGTCCTGCACTAGTATTCTTACAGATGTTGACAGAtgaatttgtgattttaaatgttGCCTGCTTTTTAAAACCAATCATCTATCTTAGATCTTTACAGTAAGAATAATTGGTTTTACTACTTCCATTGGTATTTGTAATTAATGTTGTGTACTCTGATCTTGTGTAGTTAATTTGTTTAATATATGTGTGTACTTTTATGGTTCTAATGAATCCTAATAAAGTGAGAAGGTTTGACAAGTCCATCATTAGTTTTATCATGTGTGGTGGATGTGAGCAAAACCAGTGGTTGGGTTAGTGAGACAAATTCTGCACTTAAACTGCACATTTAACCCTGAAGATCAGAAAGTAATATTGATGCACTGAGGcctttatttaaactttttttgcaccgcatttgcatcattttttgacgcaaaagcggtgcaaacttacaaaatacaattatattttgtaagtttgcgcctcatttgcgtaaaaaaatgactcaaatgtggctctaaaaaaagtataaatatgggccagagtgcatGTGGTGTCAGGAGGGAGGGAGTTTGGGAGGGAACTCGTAATTCAGCGGTGATGAGAGCAGAATATGATTTTTCTCCTGTATAGAGAGGAGTCTTACTTTAGAAAGGAGCACTCTGGTGCTGTTAGTCACAAGAGATGCTTAATCAATCAAAGTCCACTAGAGAGCCGCTGGTGATCACTGACTTCTTCCATCAGCAAGGGATCATAAAAGCGCTTTGAAGCCTAAGCTCCCCACCAAAGTCTGTCCACATCTGGCAAGCATTCTGACAGTAGCCCAATCAAGAACAGATTAAGCCAGCAGTGCCCACCGCACATGCTCAGATATCTGAGAAAGACTACATAGGAGTGAAATTCTGGTAaatgtctatgggggttattacaactttggaggaggtgttaatccgtcccaaaagtgacggtaaagtgacggatataccaccagccgtattacgagatccgtaggatataatggactcgtaatacggcaggtggtatatccgtcactttaccgtcacttttgggacagattaacacctcctccaaagttgtaataaccccctatacctTGTGTTGTCGTCAAAGGTGAGTGAACTTGGAGTATGAATTAACTGTCTTCTTGGgaggtctttctctctctctccatgaatCCTTTGTCTAATTTCTGGGTCTGGCACAGAATCAAACATGCTGTGCAAATGATATGTGTGAGAAAACATTAGAATGTTACATACCTGGCAAGAGTCCTTTCCGCCTTCAAGGTATCCTGCACAGAACATGTTGCTGGTGATCTGGCCAGGGTAGGAGCTGGTGCATTGGCTGGTGGTCAGGATTGGTGCATTCAGGCACTGGAGGGCATTGGGGTAGTTTGCTGAGGAGAGATGGAAGGACACATAAATTGTAATTGGTAATAGCAGCTttgaatctgatagaaaatgggcCATGCTGCAGTGTATGGATTGCTAAGGAGTTGATGTGTCACTTTGTGATTTTATTAAAAATGATGACcaataatattttattaaattctagtTGGATCTAAACTACTCTCAAAATATTTCTTGTTATTCATATGGAAAAAAACGCACACACTATAACATACACCAGATTAGAATTTAAGAGGCAAACAGAATAAGCATTTGGTCCAGCCGAACctctgctttgccaatgttttttagggattgcatgcatgcacatgtgcacacatggcTGTATAGCTCAATAAAGATTTTGAATCAAACAAAAcccattctaagatggctgccaatgaGCATGCATCATGATGCATACAGCTGACTGATATTAACTAGAAAACTTACAGAACTAAAATATTGCAAACATTTCTGATACTCAACATCTAAACACATCCATTGGCTAAAATGATCCCCTATTCACACTTCCACAGAGCTCTCAAATAAGATGAATCTAGTCGACTTTTTGTTTGGAGTCCAGCGTACAGAGCAGATCTACACTGCACTTCACCCAGCATGCATTTTTGACCTGGACCAAAGAACAATGTACACCACATTTTGTCATTATCTTCAGTACTTCTATGGAACATTAGAGGGAAACTGCAGTCAGCCTGTTACACTAGTCAGATATTGGCGGGATGATTAGAGACAATTTTGCAGCAGCGGGATGCTTGGAAAAGTAATGACCAAGGTCTTTACTTAGAACACAATGGCTGAGTACTATTGGTACCATTGGTTGAAATCACATGGCTAGCTTACAGTTTTATGGTTAAATGGATGACAAATGGTGCACTCACAAGCATTGTCAAAACTCAGTTGGATGTCAATGCTACTCTACAAAGGCATTGTAAGAGTCAGTGGCGTAaccaaggcccctgcagccccctcaccccccgggggcagagcacCAGGGTGCCCCCTCAGGTCAGTACCCTGGCCTAAGCTCCTGAGTGTTTCTAGAGGGAGGGCCCTCTATGGACTGTGCAGGAGGGGCCACCTTAAGTTTTTTTAAGCCACTGGTAGTTTAAATATATTCTTCATTTTAAAGTATGTGGCTTAGTAGCATGGATCAAACACAgctaaaatgttattttgtaggATGATGCTGAGTTCTTCTATGCCCATCTCATGGAAACTTTTGAGAAACTTCAAGGCTTGAGGCAAGGGTAAAAGCTATGGTGTCCAGATGATATGCAACATACGGTCACCATGTCATTTGAGCTTCTAACTTCTGAAATGTCTTTTCAAAGAATAGATTTTACAACACTTGAAAAAAATGAGTGGATTTCACATTTGAAAAAAGATAAATAAGAGAAGCATGAAGGGAAAGGACAGTTTTGCTCTGAGAGGTGCACACATTGTGAGAACTCAAAGGTAGGTATCAACTAGAAATGGAATGTTAAAAAGGAAAAAGATATGGATCACTTAAATAGCATGCATTCCTCTTAGCTGTAGAAATTTGAAGCACAGGAAATATGGTGAGTGTCTATTGCCATGAGTAGGAAGGTGGTCATTCAGGGGTCAGATAGACAATAAGCCACTCTAAGTTACAAAAGAGTATGTGCCGGTTTAGCAGCATaggtaaaaatgtacaaaaaagtgaGACACAATGACCAAGATGAATGCCCTCTATGTTATAGCAGACTTCCACTCCAGCCACAAAGACATACCTACAAGCTGCACCTCACAGAGGAGGCCAAACCTGTCTATAATTATTCCAGGATTGCTTGTATTCTTGTTCACTGGagctctggcctggcagttccgtgTAGACCATCTCTTTAGAGTCAGGGTCAAGTCTGAGCTTGATTTGCCTGGCGGATTCCTGTCACTAATGGCACAGACAAGGTAAAAACAATGGACTAGAATATGACCTAGAGTGACTACTGGTGGTAGAGATTAACCCAAGCATTCTATCGATCACATTTTGTGCTTTCTAAATGACGCTCCCAAGGAAGCAGAGAAACACCCGGCCTGGTTCTCCTGCTGGCTTGCAGTAGGGCTCAAGCTTTACCTCCAAATAAGGCCACACACAGCTTAGAAAGgtctggggttgtttgtgttctcattcagggaggacttggcctagcaaTAAGGCAAGACCACCCTTTTTTGGGATAGGATTTagtctgatttgcatgtggttggccAATGTAAAGGCACAGAGGAGCTAAAAGGAATGGAACGGAGTGCAGCACAGAGGATTACCAGTGGCTATGATTAATATAATGATTTCAGCCATAACTTTTAATTCTGTCTCAGTGCTGACAGTAAGATTTAAGCTGCACCTCCACATGAGGGCTAATAAGGATGAAATTGGTATGGGTTTGCTTGTGCACTTGTTTGTTTATTGCTCTCAGAAGGATGCAAGGCTGAGTGAATCCCTTgagattcaaacctgtgaccatcTCTAAAACATATATAcctgcagtggatgcattagtccactgaacCCAGACCCGCCCAAGCCACAAATCTGGGCCTGCATACATTGTGGGTAAAATGGTTCACACTCATTGACCTATTCTCGTTGGCCATTGGAGGCATGGATGTGAGACAGCTGAGTTTCAGTACTGGGCTTCCTTCTCTAGGCTCAGAGGGCAGCAGGAGGAGCTCATATGACTCTGGAAATCTACAGCAGCTGTCTCATCTCATGGCATTTGTTTTCTCCTTCATCGACTGGGAACTGGCTGCCCTCTGAGTTTGAACCCCTGGCTCTGGCTGATGAAAGGTCCTTCAGTCTTTGACTACTTACAGCCACTGCCGGACATGTTGCCCCATCCCGAGATCAGGCACTGGGTTCCCGCTGCAGGACAGCCTGATGGGAGGGCGACGGCCTTGACGTAGCTGTTGAGAGTTGCGGCTTTGGACAACTTTATCAGCATGATGTCATTGTCCAGGTTCCTGGAGCTGTAGTTGGGATGTCTGATGACCTTGGTGGAATCAATGAACTGTTCAGTTCCTTCACTTGATGCAATATTGTGCTCCCCAAGCCTCACGTTGATACGTCTAGAACACAAAAGATTGATGCATGATTTAACATGATATGTTTTTCAGACAGGATTCAGTTTTTAACACACGTGTTTTCACGATAATATAGTATGTATTCCTCATTTAGAAAGACCCATTAGAACAAATTTTTATGAAACTTagcgtctgatttagagtttggccaaggtattactccatcacaacgatccgctgaaatataaatcacattatatTCTGTGGGATtaatatttcagtggacgggatatctgtcagtgttgtgacagagtaacctctctgccaaactccaaatcaggcccttgaaCTGTGTTCTTGCAGTGGGCCTGGGTTCCTCTCATGTGGGCTAACAAGAGGTCATACACCTTGCCCTGCCTTGACCACGACAGCTTCTCAACTTTCATTGACTCTACATGCCTAGGATAAAACACATCCCTGATCACAGCCTAATAAAGTATTACATTTAATAGTCTTGCCTAACAAATCCAACAATATTGATACATTCTCCCATTGTCACACAAATGGAAAGACTTCTGATGGTCTCTTTAATTGTGGCTCCAATTGAGATCAAATTGGGACACAAACTCACTACCACCAACCGTGATGCCACAGCAGTAAATAAGAATTGCCTGAAATGCCTATTTCTCTCATCACTTCCAATATACTTGTTTGTTTCCTATGATATAAATATCGTAAAGTGCATTCATTAATAGTTCTATACATATCAGTATCACTTCACAAATGGGAATTAGCCTAATAATAAGCTAGCTCAGAAAATGTTACCTGTTTCAGTTtaataacgtcattaaaaataggCACTTTTGTGGCAGAAGAGTTTTGAGATATGGGACAAACACAAACTTACGACTGGTAGCAGTGAGCAGCCGACACAACCCATTGGCTGTTGATGAGGGACCCGCCGCAGAAATGGTAGCCGACATTCAGGGACACCTGGTAGGGGAGCGCGTTCTTCGTACAAGTGTAGCCCCCAACAattttatcatcatcatcaactgGGAAAG
Protein-coding sequences here:
- the LOC138303573 gene encoding trypsin-like, with amino-acid sequence MKFLLICALLGAAAAFPVDDDDKIVGGYTCTKNALPYQVSLNVGYHFCGGSLINSQWVVSAAHCYQSRINVRLGEHNIASSEGTEQFIDSTKVIRHPNYSSRNLDNDIMLIKLSKAATLNSYVKAVALPSGCPAAGTQCLISGWGNMSGSGSNYPNALQCLNAPILTTSQCTSSYPGQITSNMFCAGYLEGGKDSCQGDSGGPVVCNGQLQGVVSWGIGCAQRNYPGVYTKVCNYVSWIQNTVASN